One bacterium DNA window includes the following coding sequences:
- the atpB gene encoding F0F1 ATP synthase subunit A, with product MEQAESPIFIPFHLFGIENGINALTVSWFVSLLLLVSFLYVRGHLKVVPTGVQNFFELVVDFVNDLAEPLVGRHAGFFFPLFFYLFVFIFFSNLMGLIPGSMSPTSRVDVNVGMALVVFFSTHVWGVKEKGLLGYLAHFLPPKIDVDPKAGLALKVMMKSIYIILCFLMPVLHLVGELVKPVSLTMRLFGNMMGKEKILGVSIMLVFAFWGDSFLSKIFAVAPALLRILITVLGVFVSFIQAFVFMLLAMVYIGGAVQSHEEHAEGH from the coding sequence ATGGAGCAGGCCGAAAGTCCGATCTTCATTCCCTTCCACCTTTTCGGCATCGAGAACGGCATCAACGCCCTGACGGTCTCCTGGTTCGTCTCGCTCCTCCTTCTGGTTTCCTTCCTTTATGTGCGCGGCCATCTCAAGGTCGTCCCCACGGGCGTCCAGAATTTCTTCGAACTGGTCGTGGATTTCGTCAATGACCTGGCCGAACCCCTGGTGGGACGCCATGCGGGATTCTTCTTCCCCCTTTTCTTCTATCTTTTCGTTTTCATCTTCTTTTCCAACCTGATGGGGTTGATCCCCGGCTCCATGTCGCCCACCAGCCGGGTGGACGTGAACGTGGGGATGGCCCTGGTGGTCTTTTTCTCCACCCACGTGTGGGGCGTTAAGGAGAAGGGATTGTTGGGATACCTGGCCCATTTCCTTCCGCCCAAGATCGACGTGGACCCCAAGGCGGGGCTGGCCCTGAAGGTCATGATGAAGTCCATCTACATCATCCTTTGCTTCCTGATGCCGGTCCTCCATCTGGTGGGGGAGCTGGTCAAACCGGTCTCCCTCACCATGCGTCTTTTCGGGAACATGATGGGCAAGGAAAAGATCCTGGGCGTCTCCATCATGCTGGTCTTCGCCTTCTGGGGGGACAGCTTCCTTTCCAAGATCTTCGCGGTGGCCCCGGCGCTGCTCCGGATCCTGATCACCGTGCTGGGCGTGTTCGTGTCCTTCATTCAGGCCTTCGTGTTCATGCTGCTGGCCATGGTCTATATCGGCGGGGCGGTCCAAAGCCATGAGGAACACGCCGAAGGGCATTAA
- the atpE gene encoding F0F1 ATP synthase subunit C gives MKKPMIWMGLVMVMMAAGSLWAAEGAVAAGKAADSSVWFFALTALGAGLAIGLGTVGTGVGMGTTVGKALEAMARQPEMVGTLQTNMIIGLAFIESLAIYSLAVAMILLFANPFKGLFVG, from the coding sequence ATGAAAAAGCCGATGATCTGGATGGGGTTGGTGATGGTGATGATGGCGGCCGGGAGCCTCTGGGCCGCGGAAGGGGCCGTCGCCGCCGGAAAGGCCGCCGACAGTTCGGTCTGGTTCTTCGCGCTCACCGCGTTGGGAGCGGGCCTGGCCATCGGGTTGGGCACGGTCGGGACGGGCGTCGGAATGGGGACCACCGTGGGTAAGGCGCTGGAAGCCATGGCGCGCCAACCGGAGATGGTGGGGACCCTCCAGACCAACATGATCATCGGTCTGGCCTTCATCGAATCCCTGGCCATCTATTCCCTGGCCGTCGCCATGATCCTGTTGTTCGCCAATCCGTTCAAAGGCCTGTTCGTCGGCTGA